One genomic window of Gracilinema caldarium DSM 7334 includes the following:
- a CDS encoding SAM hydrolase/SAM-dependent halogenase family protein gives MKHALVFQSDFGLSDGAVSAMYGVALKVAPDLKIYDLTHDIPPYNVWEASYRLVQTLGYWPEGTVFVSVVDPGVGSSRRSVVVRTRTGHLVVTPDNGSLTHVHALYGIVAVRLLDETKNRLAGSELSYTFHGRDVYAYTGARLAAGDLDFDAVGEALPLESLVQLPMVPAQKDGDIVSGTIDALDVRFGSLWSNIPYKLFEDLHIPYGGRVEVSIRNDTREVYRNTMVYARSFAEVNVGEPLVYVNSLLHMAVAINQGSFSRAYNIGTGLSWKITIRRAPKIVYE, from the coding sequence ATGAAGCACGCTTTAGTTTTTCAAAGTGATTTTGGTCTTTCTGATGGAGCTGTTTCGGCAATGTATGGAGTAGCCCTTAAGGTTGCTCCAGACTTGAAAATCTATGATCTTACCCATGACATTCCACCCTATAATGTATGGGAGGCCTCATATCGTTTAGTTCAAACCCTTGGGTATTGGCCTGAGGGTACCGTGTTCGTATCGGTAGTGGATCCAGGGGTGGGAAGCAGTCGACGTAGTGTTGTTGTTCGAACTAGAACAGGCCATCTTGTTGTTACCCCTGATAATGGTTCATTAACCCATGTACATGCCTTGTATGGCATTGTTGCGGTACGACTCTTGGATGAAACGAAAAATCGTCTGGCAGGCTCTGAGTTATCCTATACGTTCCATGGCCGGGATGTATATGCTTACACAGGCGCACGACTTGCCGCTGGGGACCTTGACTTTGATGCCGTTGGCGAGGCTCTTCCATTGGAAAGTCTCGTACAACTTCCTATGGTGCCTGCTCAAAAAGATGGCGATATCGTAAGTGGCACTATAGATGCCTTAGATGTTCGTTTTGGTAGTCTTTGGTCAAATATACCCTACAAGCTGTTTGAGGACCTCCACATCCCCTATGGGGGGAGGGTAGAAGTGTCTATCCGGAATGATACCCGGGAGGTGTACCGAAACACCATGGTCTATGCTCGATCTTTTGCAGAGGTTAATGTGGGTGAACCTCTGGTATATGTCAATTCTCTACTACATATGGCAGTAGCAATTAATCAGGGCTCCTTTTCCCGGGCCTATAATATCGGTACGGGCCTTTCCTGGAAAATTACTATCCGCCGGGCCCCTAAAATTGTATATGAATGA
- a CDS encoding response regulator transcription factor, translating into MKNILIVEDDLNIAELERDFLKLNGYSADIETDGSAALKAALTGRYDVLIVDLMLPGTGGYDIIKAVREKYEIPILVVSARSEDIDKIRGFEFGADDYLTKPFSPAELAARVKSHIERYDRLQGGGSANVIIRKWLEIDTASHKVLVSGREVSLTSTEYDLLVFLASNPNIVFTKERLFEAVWGDSYSGDLATVPVHIQKIRHKIEKNPGSPELIETLWGTGYRFNG; encoded by the coding sequence ATGAAAAACATTCTGATAGTCGAGGACGACCTCAACATTGCCGAGCTCGAGCGTGATTTTTTGAAATTGAATGGCTACTCGGCTGACATCGAGACGGATGGCAGCGCCGCGCTCAAAGCTGCGCTGACCGGCCGCTACGACGTTCTGATCGTTGACTTGATGCTACCAGGAACCGGCGGTTACGATATCATTAAGGCAGTGCGCGAAAAATACGAAATCCCGATTCTCGTGGTTTCGGCACGAAGCGAGGACATCGATAAAATCCGCGGCTTCGAGTTCGGTGCCGATGACTACCTCACGAAACCTTTCAGCCCCGCCGAACTTGCCGCCCGAGTCAAATCCCATATCGAGCGCTATGACCGGCTCCAGGGAGGTGGAAGCGCTAATGTTATTATCCGGAAATGGCTCGAAATCGACACAGCGTCGCATAAGGTTCTCGTTTCTGGTCGCGAGGTTTCACTTACCTCAACAGAATACGACCTCCTTGTATTTCTTGCCTCAAATCCAAACATCGTGTTCACAAAAGAACGCCTTTTCGAAGCTGTCTGGGGCGATTCCTACTCTGGGGATCTCGCGACGGTTCCCGTTCATATCCAGAAGATCCGCCACAAGATCGAAAAAAATCCAGGCTCACCCGAGCTGATAGAAACGCTGTGGGGTACCGGCTACAGGTTCAATGGTTGA
- a CDS encoding DHH family phosphoesterase — MGSSSAFEQFNYILATLQIKQADDTILVQPHDFPDHDAVASAFGLGQLLERLGLTVRLVHRGPIRSHSLKAMIRDLQIPLQRIDEILPTDIVNQPCIIVDGSPNNANAHPLTMNVIAVIDHHVNPGALDVPFVDIRTSYGACSSIITDYWQEAELIPDRRTATALLMGIQIDTDFLSRRVSPADLNAHHRLFFQADWQFGTQVVKASLSIQDLKAFHYASDHYFTSGNLFFTMLPTDCTQELISILADFFLRLREILVTVIVEAGGDRYHVSVRSRAPDISAASVVRLALAGIGEGGGHDHMAGGIINTSVHIDEQALFRRFVKAMETAQENQ, encoded by the coding sequence ATGGGCAGTAGTTCCGCCTTTGAACAATTCAACTACATCCTTGCAACTCTACAGATAAAACAAGCCGATGACACAATACTTGTCCAGCCCCACGATTTTCCCGACCATGATGCGGTAGCTTCTGCCTTCGGTTTGGGGCAGCTTCTAGAACGGCTTGGCCTTACGGTACGGCTTGTCCATCGCGGTCCCATCCGCAGTCATTCCCTGAAAGCGATGATTCGGGATTTGCAGATCCCATTACAAAGGATTGATGAAATACTGCCCACCGATATCGTGAACCAGCCCTGTATCATTGTAGATGGAAGCCCCAACAATGCTAATGCCCATCCCCTCACTATGAATGTTATTGCAGTTATAGATCACCATGTGAATCCTGGTGCCCTGGACGTACCCTTCGTCGATATCCGTACGAGTTATGGTGCCTGTTCCAGCATTATTACCGATTACTGGCAAGAAGCTGAATTGATTCCTGACAGACGAACCGCTACCGCCCTGCTGATGGGAATTCAGATCGATACTGATTTTTTGTCCCGACGCGTCAGTCCTGCGGACCTCAATGCCCATCATCGGCTTTTTTTCCAGGCAGACTGGCAGTTTGGGACCCAAGTGGTAAAGGCGTCCCTTTCCATACAGGACCTGAAGGCCTTTCACTATGCCTCAGATCATTATTTCACCTCGGGGAATCTATTCTTTACCATGTTACCAACCGACTGCACCCAGGAACTTATTTCCATTTTAGCCGATTTCTTTCTCCGACTACGGGAAATTCTCGTTACAGTCATTGTCGAAGCTGGCGGGGATCGGTATCATGTGTCTGTCCGCAGCAGAGCTCCAGATATCTCTGCGGCCAGTGTCGTACGGCTCGCTTTGGCTGGTATCGGCGAAGGTGGCGGCCATGACCACATGGCAGGCGGTATAATCAATACATCTGTCCATATTGATGAACAGGCCCTGTTTCGTCGTTTTGTCAAAGCTATGGAAACAGCCCAGGAGAACCAATGA
- a CDS encoding amino acid ABC transporter permease — MKNRDFPWWLAFLALLAAAIIVSVAISAESRVIFSAVAQGLGVTITVSLIAYGTSVLLGLVLGLLRASPFKPFRELATFYIEVVRGLPMLVILYYIAFVGAPALAAFLNWFVKPFINLGWLAPVEVRSFNFTVRAVLALTLGYAAFIAEIFRAGIESVPRGQVEAAHALGLSHGQTLRKVVLPQAIRNVLPALANEFVAIVKDSSLVSALGVQDITQLGKVYSASTFKFFETYNVVAFFYLVITISLSLAVRSLEQRLKRRAHP, encoded by the coding sequence ATGAAAAATCGGGATTTCCCCTGGTGGCTGGCGTTCCTTGCCTTATTGGCGGCAGCTATTATTGTTTCTGTCGCGATTTCTGCGGAAAGCCGGGTTATCTTTTCTGCAGTAGCTCAAGGCCTGGGGGTCACCATTACGGTATCCCTCATCGCCTATGGCACATCGGTCTTGTTGGGCCTTGTGCTGGGGCTCTTGCGGGCTTCCCCTTTTAAACCTTTTCGGGAACTGGCTACCTTTTATATCGAGGTGGTGCGGGGCCTGCCTATGCTCGTTATCCTTTATTATATCGCCTTCGTGGGAGCCCCTGCCTTAGCCGCTTTTCTCAACTGGTTTGTAAAGCCCTTCATCAATCTGGGCTGGCTTGCTCCGGTAGAGGTGCGGTCCTTTAACTTTACGGTCCGGGCGGTGCTTGCGCTCACGCTGGGTTATGCGGCCTTTATTGCAGAAATCTTCCGGGCGGGCATTGAGAGTGTCCCCCGGGGACAGGTGGAAGCGGCCCATGCCTTGGGATTAAGTCACGGCCAGACCCTGCGAAAGGTAGTTCTGCCCCAAGCTATCCGGAATGTACTTCCGGCCCTGGCTAATGAGTTTGTAGCTATCGTGAAGGATTCGTCATTGGTATCCGCCCTGGGGGTGCAGGATATTACCCAGCTTGGGAAAGTATATTCCGCATCAACCTTTAAATTCTTTGAAACCTACAATGTGGTGGCCTTCTTTTATCTGGTCATCACCATTTCTCTTTCTTTAGCAGTTCGTTCCCTCGAACAACGTCTTAAACGGAGGGCTCATCCATGA
- a CDS encoding energy transducer TonB family protein translates to MALSIAISLLFDISLLFGISFVVTLHNPNNTATQQYGPLYIESFYEASYIGKEEQKKVPKQQSYVDPDKLVQENTKKEAEISVSELDKKDGLQDIQGESGIPMDTSIRSSTELEPISNSNYLSSDMRNTEESIKAWLYRQISQHLVYPPIARKRSIEGTSRISFTIDPTGHLIAMRIDTSAGNVILDNAALALIKSIFPIPETLCTMHKDISFTIDITYALK, encoded by the coding sequence ATGGCTCTTTCTATAGCTATATCCCTGCTTTTCGATATATCTCTATTGTTTGGAATTTCCTTTGTTGTTACGTTACATAATCCCAATAATACCGCTACACAACAATATGGTCCTCTCTATATAGAAAGTTTTTATGAAGCTTCTTATATTGGAAAGGAAGAACAAAAAAAAGTTCCAAAACAACAATCCTATGTAGATCCTGATAAATTAGTACAGGAGAATACCAAAAAAGAGGCTGAAATCTCGGTTTCCGAATTAGATAAAAAGGATGGACTCCAGGATATCCAAGGGGAATCAGGGATTCCTATGGATACATCTATACGTTCATCAACGGAACTAGAACCTATTAGTAATTCAAATTATTTATCATCTGACATGAGGAATACAGAAGAAAGCATTAAGGCGTGGTTGTATAGACAGATTTCTCAACATCTCGTGTATCCACCGATTGCTCGAAAACGAAGTATTGAGGGCACAAGCAGGATTTCCTTTACTATAGATCCCACTGGTCATCTTATCGCAATGAGGATCGATACAAGTGCTGGTAATGTGATTCTGGATAATGCAGCCCTGGCTTTAATAAAAAGCATATTTCCCATTCCCGAAACCTTATGTACAATGCATAAGGATATCTCCTTTACGATTGATATAACCTATGCCTTAAAATAA
- a CDS encoding transporter substrate-binding domain-containing protein yields MNKLFTKISIALITLLIIFGFASCTKKAEPAAAAPTQGALSAGLPDLKGRTIVAVTENAYTPLNFVDPKTGKPMGWEYDATEEIARRLNAKVEWKVTSWDTMIQAVRDGQFDVGMDGITITDERKSQVDFSIPYMTSQQFMLVRSDENRFTDAVSFAANPKLLIGSQAGTTNFYVAVYNVLDGNESNPRIKLFETFGAAVQALLAGDVDTVLMDAASSKGYVGAHPGKLKVIGEPLGTEEFGFIFKKGSDLVEPFNKAIESMKADGTLDKLNTKWFFEYQP; encoded by the coding sequence ATGAACAAATTATTTACTAAAATATCCATTGCTCTCATAACGCTACTCATAATTTTTGGTTTTGCATCCTGTACAAAAAAAGCTGAACCTGCTGCCGCTGCGCCTACCCAGGGTGCCCTGAGCGCTGGTCTGCCTGATCTCAAAGGCCGTACCATTGTGGCTGTTACGGAAAATGCCTATACACCACTCAATTTTGTGGATCCTAAAACAGGTAAACCCATGGGGTGGGAATATGATGCTACCGAAGAAATCGCCCGCCGGCTCAATGCCAAGGTGGAGTGGAAGGTTACTTCCTGGGACACCATGATTCAGGCGGTCCGGGATGGTCAGTTTGATGTAGGGATGGATGGTATCACCATTACTGACGAACGGAAGAGCCAGGTTGATTTTTCGATACCCTATATGACCAGCCAGCAGTTTATGCTCGTCCGATCTGATGAAAATCGCTTCACCGATGCAGTATCCTTTGCCGCTAATCCTAAACTGCTTATCGGTTCCCAGGCAGGAACCACGAACTTTTATGTGGCTGTGTACAATGTGCTCGATGGCAATGAATCCAATCCCCGGATTAAGCTCTTTGAAACCTTTGGTGCGGCTGTCCAGGCCCTGCTTGCCGGAGACGTGGATACGGTCCTGATGGATGCCGCTTCGAGCAAGGGCTATGTGGGTGCTCATCCTGGAAAGCTTAAGGTTATTGGGGAACCCCTGGGAACCGAAGAATTCGGTTTCATCTTTAAAAAAGGTTCAGATCTGGTGGAACCCTTTAATAAGGCCATTGAATCCATGAAAGCCGATGGAACCCTGGATAAGCTGAATACAAAATGGTTTTTTGAATATCAGCCCTAA
- a CDS encoding tetratricopeptide repeat protein — protein sequence MVKDYMLRKRSQHGKRWLVITVIFGIFTSCATSVPRASLEPEKGPTVTASIPTAKAPEEKNPTEKAPVDKTEQILTSMQTLMQRGDFSKALELFNGLPIDLIATADMQRMKATILAAGGNLPEARTTLQNLLSTDGEKEETLFLLAHVEGLAGNIKEQKQILEKIVSINPKNTQALTTLGDVAYAAKTYKLAEAYYKKVLSIDPNHSEALIGKGKVDRYNKNPKSAEEAFNKVISMNPDWALPLQERARLYRENNFLREALADLDKAKELAPRDYWIALDRGNVLLDLGKKEEALKEYERAISIDGDYFLAYVYSAGIKDELEDYKGAEQAYKRLSELNPDYYFAFEALGVLYMRDKRWAQAKDAFIEAYKRSPNHSTYALLAAIAWYRSGKAQNVKGFLEKVIPLVEPNSLDWYMLRLYYDFSGDTDIATRIGNEKKLDVKARMLYYLAQYYDLKGNINLANKYFMLVRDMNRRNMIEWRLNQWEIEARGLPNLSS from the coding sequence ATGGTCAAGGATTATATGCTGAGAAAACGTTCACAACATGGCAAAAGATGGTTGGTTATTACGGTAATTTTTGGAATTTTTACTTCCTGTGCAACAAGCGTACCAAGGGCCTCACTTGAGCCTGAGAAGGGCCCAACAGTTACAGCCTCAATTCCTACGGCAAAGGCACCAGAAGAGAAGAACCCTACAGAAAAAGCACCTGTGGATAAGACCGAACAGATACTTACATCTATGCAAACTTTGATGCAACGAGGTGACTTTTCCAAAGCTCTTGAGTTATTCAATGGACTTCCCATAGATCTCATAGCAACCGCTGATATGCAGCGCATGAAGGCTACCATACTTGCTGCAGGGGGTAATTTACCCGAGGCGCGTACAACCCTGCAAAACTTACTAAGTACCGATGGAGAGAAGGAAGAGACCCTCTTTTTACTTGCTCATGTAGAAGGGTTGGCGGGCAACATAAAGGAACAAAAACAGATCCTGGAAAAAATAGTATCTATCAATCCCAAAAACACCCAAGCCCTAACAACCCTTGGCGATGTAGCCTATGCTGCAAAAACCTACAAATTAGCCGAAGCCTATTATAAAAAAGTCCTTTCCATCGACCCGAATCACAGTGAAGCCTTGATTGGTAAAGGGAAAGTAGACCGTTACAATAAAAACCCCAAATCTGCCGAAGAGGCCTTTAACAAGGTTATCAGCATGAATCCCGATTGGGCTCTCCCCCTGCAAGAACGGGCCCGGCTGTATCGGGAAAACAATTTCCTCAGGGAAGCCCTAGCAGATCTAGACAAAGCCAAAGAACTTGCACCGCGGGACTACTGGATTGCGCTAGACCGTGGAAATGTACTCCTCGATCTGGGGAAAAAGGAAGAAGCCCTTAAAGAGTACGAGCGGGCCATCAGCATCGATGGAGACTATTTCCTCGCCTATGTATATAGTGCTGGCATCAAGGATGAACTTGAGGATTATAAAGGTGCAGAACAGGCATACAAAAGACTTTCCGAGCTCAATCCGGACTACTACTTTGCCTTTGAAGCCCTGGGGGTACTCTACATGCGGGATAAACGCTGGGCCCAGGCTAAGGATGCTTTCATAGAAGCCTATAAACGGTCACCCAATCACAGCACCTATGCCCTCCTGGCGGCGATTGCCTGGTACCGAAGCGGGAAAGCTCAGAATGTAAAGGGATTCCTGGAAAAGGTCATCCCTCTGGTAGAGCCAAATAGCCTAGACTGGTACATGCTCAGGCTTTATTATGATTTTTCAGGGGACACGGATATTGCGACTAGGATCGGTAACGAGAAAAAACTTGATGTAAAGGCTCGAATGCTCTATTACTTAGCCCAATATTATGATCTTAAAGGAAATATCAACCTGGCGAATAAATACTTTATGCTTGTTCGGGATATGAATCGGAGAAACATGATTGAATGGCGTCTGAACCAATGGGAGATCGAGGCTCGAGGCTTACCAAACCTTTCATCTTAG
- a CDS encoding histidine phosphatase family protein: protein MDTQFPRVDGAFFQPLKHPVEFVFIRHGESEGNANGVFQGLLDFPLTERGREQARLRGRQLLKLPFCANPERVYIVTSPMGRARETAELIAEVAGFGNPEVVQSLTELDTGIWTGKAWADVRSETNELWPHFRSKSWTAIPEAESEETLYNRAYDAWSILRDLALEHNVHAVVAVSHAGFLQWLFRITFGCRSWFPLIPVQNCGMFRFKVEPINHHPAYVAWDTINEPLPIL from the coding sequence ATGGATACTCAATTCCCCAGGGTTGATGGGGCTTTTTTTCAACCACTGAAGCACCCCGTGGAATTTGTCTTTATTCGTCATGGTGAAAGCGAAGGTAATGCCAATGGGGTATTTCAAGGTTTACTCGATTTTCCCCTCACTGAACGAGGCCGTGAACAGGCTCGCCTGAGGGGCCGGCAGTTATTGAAGCTTCCCTTTTGTGCAAACCCCGAGCGGGTCTATATCGTTACTTCCCCCATGGGTCGGGCTCGAGAAACCGCAGAGCTTATTGCAGAGGTTGCTGGGTTTGGAAACCCTGAGGTAGTACAATCCCTTACTGAATTGGATACCGGCATCTGGACAGGTAAAGCCTGGGCTGATGTTCGTTCAGAGACGAACGAGTTATGGCCTCATTTCCGTTCAAAAAGTTGGACTGCCATTCCGGAAGCCGAATCGGAAGAAACGCTCTATAACAGAGCCTATGACGCCTGGTCCATTTTACGGGACCTGGCTCTTGAACATAATGTGCATGCTGTGGTTGCGGTAAGCCATGCAGGGTTCCTGCAATGGCTGTTTCGGATTACCTTTGGTTGCCGGTCTTGGTTTCCACTCATACCAGTTCAAAACTGCGGTATGTTCCGTTTTAAAGTTGAGCCAATCAATCATCATCCGGCTTATGTAGCCTGGGACACGATTAACGAACCGCTCCCAATCTTATAA
- a CDS encoding TonB-dependent receptor, translated as MYLLVALFVLGAASQLQAQSPDLSFVVSANRVSEEQRTVPAQVHVISAQDIAESGAANLVELLKTVPSIATYTALSGPGSEMVTMRGFGENGFGRVLVLVDGRRLNNPDMQNINWNSIALSDIERIEVLDGPASVEYGNNAVGGVINIITKKSVKTAQTLGQVTVGTSQENAVRLSYQAPALWGNLGFTGEHSGSRGYRDRQANQVTNLALQGTYYVSETANISARLTLADLSYQLPGGLSKAQYEANPRQAKNWADEAREYSVSSSIQFDWIPWEQVQTELPLAYTWKQINADMASWTSFTDRVVQTAEARPKVVIQLFAGTLPLRLVGGVDVTTAFLSVEQFSEVQRTTKTNAFDVSQFTVGPYATLRLDLLPNLNWNGGVRYDTALIKAKSEDASVDDSVQHQAFVYDTGLTYRPVEFIKLYAKYGTLFRYPFTDEQAQIYSGFGTFLKDLKPETGYTVEGGLSVQIHPDVQIDGNFYWMELKDEIAYNNMTYQNENMDASRHWGSDIALQAKPISWFSLHLCYSFVQAFFTEGTNKDNKIPLVSPHRLQAELTFMAPFGISFKPSVEYRSEAYQGGDYANVLEKISAYTIYNASLDWTLLKGAQKLVVSGNVKNLLDTTYAPLVFWGSYYPADGRTIYLQVTFSY; from the coding sequence ATGTATCTTTTGGTAGCCCTTTTTGTTTTAGGTGCTGCAAGTCAACTTCAGGCTCAAAGCCCTGATCTGTCTTTTGTGGTAAGCGCAAACCGAGTTTCAGAGGAACAGCGTACTGTTCCTGCTCAAGTCCACGTAATATCTGCTCAGGATATTGCTGAATCGGGTGCTGCAAATCTGGTGGAATTACTCAAAACGGTACCATCTATTGCAACCTATACAGCCCTCAGTGGCCCCGGTTCTGAAATGGTGACTATGCGAGGCTTTGGGGAAAATGGTTTTGGGCGAGTGTTAGTTCTGGTAGATGGGAGAAGACTGAATAATCCTGATATGCAGAATATCAATTGGAATTCCATTGCTCTTTCAGATATTGAACGGATTGAGGTGCTCGATGGCCCTGCTTCTGTAGAATATGGAAACAATGCTGTGGGCGGGGTAATTAATATAATTACTAAAAAGTCGGTTAAAACTGCCCAGACCCTTGGTCAGGTAACTGTTGGAACTAGTCAGGAAAATGCGGTCCGTTTGTCCTACCAGGCCCCTGCGCTCTGGGGTAACCTGGGTTTTACAGGGGAACATTCCGGTTCCCGGGGGTACCGGGACCGACAGGCGAATCAGGTAACCAATCTGGCCCTGCAGGGGACCTACTATGTGAGCGAAACGGCCAATATTTCTGCCCGGCTCACCCTGGCGGACCTGTCCTACCAGCTTCCTGGAGGACTCAGCAAAGCCCAGTATGAGGCAAACCCCAGGCAAGCAAAAAATTGGGCCGATGAAGCCAGGGAATACTCTGTGTCTAGTTCTATCCAATTTGATTGGATCCCTTGGGAGCAGGTACAGACCGAATTGCCCTTGGCCTATACGTGGAAACAGATCAATGCTGATATGGCTTCCTGGACAAGTTTTACCGATCGAGTAGTTCAAACGGCTGAAGCTAGGCCTAAGGTTGTTATACAGCTGTTTGCGGGAACCCTACCCCTGCGCCTTGTAGGTGGGGTGGATGTGACCACTGCATTCCTCTCGGTGGAGCAATTCTCGGAAGTTCAACGGACAACCAAGACTAATGCTTTTGATGTATCCCAATTTACGGTGGGTCCCTATGCAACCTTACGGCTTGACCTCTTACCTAACCTTAACTGGAATGGGGGGGTAAGATATGATACGGCCCTTATTAAGGCGAAAAGCGAAGATGCCAGTGTGGATGATTCGGTCCAACACCAAGCCTTTGTCTATGATACGGGCCTTACGTACCGGCCAGTAGAATTTATTAAACTCTATGCAAAGTACGGGACCCTGTTCCGTTACCCCTTTACAGATGAGCAAGCTCAAATTTATTCAGGCTTTGGTACTTTCCTTAAAGATCTAAAGCCTGAAACAGGCTATACGGTGGAAGGGGGGCTTTCAGTTCAAATACATCCGGATGTTCAAATTGATGGAAACTTTTATTGGATGGAACTGAAGGATGAGATTGCCTACAACAACATGACGTACCAAAATGAAAATATGGACGCGAGCCGTCATTGGGGTTCGGATATTGCACTTCAGGCAAAACCTATATCCTGGTTCAGTTTACATCTGTGCTATTCCTTTGTACAGGCATTCTTTACCGAAGGGACTAACAAAGACAATAAAATACCCTTGGTCAGTCCCCATCGTCTACAGGCGGAACTTACCTTTATGGCGCCCTTTGGAATTTCCTTTAAGCCCTCGGTGGAATATCGTAGTGAGGCTTATCAGGGTGGTGATTATGCCAATGTTCTGGAAAAGATATCAGCTTATACAATTTATAATGCAAGCTTGGATTGGACTCTGTTGAAGGGTGCGCAAAAGCTTGTGGTGAGTGGAAACGTTAAAAATCTATTGGATACAACGTATGCACCCCTGGTGTTCTGGGGATCTTATTATCCTGCGGATGGACGAACGATTTATTTACAGGTAACCTTTAGTTATTGA
- a CDS encoding TraB/GumN family protein, whose amino-acid sequence MNEKTQTRLTLQNREIILVGTAHISRESIEEVQEVIRNEHPDMVCVELDAGRLASMTQQDSWDKLDLVKVFKEGKGFLLMANLVLASFQRRLGLNMGVKPGDEMKAAIDTASELGIPFSLCDREVQLTLKRAWASCGFWSKNKLLATLISSAFTTEKIDEQQIESIKEKNELDSMMGELAEYLPEVKRTLIDERDHYLAAKIWASQGSRIVAVIGAGHMGGVVAHLEKISRGEATIDTSNLEQLPPPSLFSKLAPWIIPALIITLLIAGFFKSGGAVSINMLLQWMLWNGSLAALGTLAALGHPLSILTAFLGAPIATLNPFIGVGLFAGIVEATLRRPRVQDIEHLATDVTSLKGLFRNRVSRALLVFFLSSLGGAIGNFISIPFLTNLIIK is encoded by the coding sequence ATGAACGAAAAAACACAAACAAGACTCACCCTGCAGAACCGGGAAATTATCCTCGTTGGAACTGCCCATATATCCCGGGAGAGCATAGAAGAAGTACAGGAAGTTATCCGTAATGAGCACCCCGATATGGTCTGTGTGGAATTAGACGCCGGACGCCTTGCGTCTATGACTCAGCAGGATTCATGGGATAAACTTGACCTCGTAAAGGTTTTTAAAGAAGGGAAGGGATTCCTTCTTATGGCAAACCTCGTTCTCGCCAGCTTTCAGCGGCGGCTTGGCCTAAATATGGGGGTAAAACCTGGGGACGAAATGAAAGCTGCCATCGATACGGCTTCTGAACTGGGTATTCCCTTTAGTCTCTGCGACCGGGAAGTTCAGCTTACCTTAAAACGAGCCTGGGCAAGCTGTGGGTTTTGGAGTAAAAACAAACTCCTGGCAACCCTCATTTCCAGCGCCTTCACCACTGAAAAAATTGATGAACAACAAATCGAATCCATCAAAGAGAAAAACGAACTGGACAGTATGATGGGAGAGCTGGCCGAATATTTACCAGAAGTGAAGAGGACCTTAATTGATGAACGGGACCACTATTTGGCGGCTAAAATCTGGGCAAGTCAGGGCAGCCGTATCGTCGCCGTCATAGGAGCTGGTCACATGGGTGGCGTGGTAGCACACCTGGAAAAAATCTCCCGGGGCGAAGCCACAATAGACACCAGTAACCTGGAACAGCTTCCTCCCCCTTCCCTCTTTAGTAAACTTGCCCCCTGGATTATCCCAGCACTCATTATTACCCTTCTTATCGCAGGTTTTTTTAAAAGCGGCGGCGCGGTCAGCATCAACATGCTCCTGCAATGGATGCTGTGGAACGGGTCCTTGGCTGCCCTGGGTACTTTAGCAGCCTTGGGACACCCTCTTTCTATCCTGACCGCCTTTCTTGGGGCTCCTATTGCTACCCTCAACCCCTTTATCGGAGTAGGCCTCTTCGCCGGGATTGTAGAGGCCACCCTAAGAAGGCCTAGAGTTCAGGACATTGAGCATTTAGCAACAGATGTTACAAGTCTTAAGGGGCTTTTTCGTAATCGGGTAAGCCGGGCTTTGCTTGTTTTTTTCCTTTCATCCCTCGGTGGAGCCATAGGTAACTTTATCTCTATTCCCTTCCTGACAAATCTGATTATAAAATAA